One Lysinibacillus fusiformis genomic window carries:
- a CDS encoding acetyl-CoA C-acetyltransferase: MNRAVILAGARTAFGKFGGSLSTLNASDLGAIAVKGALEKANIMPSEVDEVILGTVLQGGQGQIPSKQAALKAEVPTAVKTETINKVCASGMRAVTLADQLIRLGDEEVIVAGGMESMSNAPYYLMNGRTGLRMGDSTMIDGMLYDGLTCAFDKARPHMGIYGNATATTFSLSREEQDAWSVRSHERALMAIEKGYFAEEIVPVEIPQRKGEPLLVNTDEAPRAGTSMEALAKLKPAFDKDGTITAGNAPGVNDGACALIVMNEERAAREGRQPLAIIIGHEEVAIEPENFPQTPGLVINKLLKKTEKTIADIDLIEINEAFAAVALVSNQLAELDAEKVNVNGGAVALGHPIGASGARIILTLAHELKRRGGGIGIAAICSGGGQGDAIMIEVPKTGGHE, encoded by the coding sequence TTGAATAGAGCGGTAATTTTAGCAGGAGCTAGAACGGCATTTGGTAAATTTGGTGGATCACTATCCACTCTCAATGCAAGTGATCTGGGGGCAATCGCAGTTAAAGGAGCACTTGAAAAAGCGAATATTATGCCATCTGAAGTGGATGAAGTGATTTTGGGTACAGTTTTACAAGGTGGTCAGGGTCAAATCCCATCAAAACAGGCAGCATTAAAAGCAGAGGTACCAACTGCGGTGAAAACAGAAACTATTAATAAAGTTTGTGCGTCGGGGATGCGCGCAGTAACATTAGCAGATCAGCTGATTCGTTTAGGGGACGAAGAAGTCATTGTTGCCGGTGGTATGGAGTCTATGTCAAATGCGCCGTACTATCTAATGAATGGTCGTACAGGATTACGCATGGGTGATTCTACAATGATAGACGGTATGTTGTATGACGGTTTAACATGTGCTTTCGATAAGGCAAGACCGCATATGGGTATCTATGGAAATGCGACAGCGACTACGTTCTCGTTAAGTCGTGAGGAACAAGATGCCTGGTCTGTACGCAGTCATGAACGTGCACTAATGGCTATTGAAAAAGGTTACTTCGCAGAGGAAATCGTACCTGTGGAAATACCACAGCGTAAAGGAGAACCACTCTTAGTGAATACCGATGAGGCACCAAGAGCTGGTACATCAATGGAAGCGCTTGCTAAGCTGAAGCCAGCCTTTGATAAGGATGGTACGATTACAGCAGGTAATGCACCTGGAGTAAACGATGGTGCATGTGCACTGATAGTTATGAATGAGGAACGTGCAGCGCGTGAAGGTAGACAGCCACTTGCCATCATCATCGGCCATGAGGAGGTCGCGATTGAGCCAGAAAACTTCCCACAAACACCGGGGTTAGTTATCAATAAACTACTTAAAAAAACAGAAAAAACAATAGCAGACATTGATCTAATCGAAATTAATGAAGCCTTTGCTGCTGTAGCGCTTGTCAGCAATCAACTAGCGGAACTTGATGCGGAGAAGGTCAATGTCAACGGTGGTGCAGTTGCATTAGGTCATCCAATTGGCGCTTCCGGAGCACGCATTATTTTAACACTCGCACATGAATTAAAACGCCGAGGAGGCGGAATTGGCATTGCAGCCATTTGCTCTGGGGGAGGGCAAGGCGATGCCATCATGATTGAAGTACCAAAAACAGGGGGACATGAATGA
- a CDS encoding 3-hydroxybutyryl-CoA dehydrogenase, which produces MGILKVMVIGAGQMGSGIAQVCAQAGYEVKLNDMKQEFFERGFGVITKNLTRDVEKGRKTEDEKAAVLARITMSLDLQDASDVDIIIEAAVENMEVKQSIFQQLDKIAPAHAILATNTSSLPITEIAAVTNRPEQVIGMHFMNPVPVMKLVEIIRGLATSNEVYKAVEEMTVKLSKTPVEVNDFPGFISNRILLPMINEAIYALYEGVASKEAIDDVMKLGMNHPMGPLTLADFIGLDTCLSIMEILHEGLGDSKYRPCPLLRKYVAAGWLGKKSGRGFYVYE; this is translated from the coding sequence ATGGGAATTCTCAAGGTAATGGTCATTGGTGCTGGTCAAATGGGTTCAGGTATTGCACAGGTCTGTGCCCAAGCTGGCTATGAGGTCAAACTTAATGACATGAAGCAGGAATTTTTTGAGCGTGGTTTCGGTGTTATTACAAAAAATTTAACACGTGATGTGGAAAAAGGTCGCAAGACAGAGGATGAAAAAGCGGCAGTTCTTGCTCGTATTACTATGTCACTAGATTTACAGGATGCGAGTGATGTAGACATTATTATCGAGGCGGCTGTTGAAAACATGGAAGTGAAGCAATCCATCTTTCAGCAATTAGACAAGATTGCACCGGCACATGCCATTTTAGCAACAAATACATCATCTTTACCGATTACTGAAATTGCAGCAGTAACGAATCGTCCAGAGCAAGTGATTGGTATGCACTTTATGAATCCAGTACCTGTCATGAAGCTTGTGGAAATTATTAGAGGCTTAGCAACGTCGAATGAGGTTTACAAAGCTGTTGAAGAAATGACTGTAAAATTATCGAAAACACCCGTGGAAGTAAATGACTTCCCAGGCTTTATTTCGAATCGTATTTTACTACCAATGATTAATGAGGCTATCTATGCATTATATGAAGGTGTGGCATCGAAAGAAGCAATTGATGATGTCATGAAGCTTGGGATGAATCATCCAATGGGGCCATTAACATTAGCGGACTTTATCGGTTTGGACACATGTTTGTCAATCATGGAAATTTTACATGAGGGATTAGGGGATAGTAAATACAGACCGTGTCCATTGTTACGCAAATATGTAGCAGCAGGATGGTTAGGTAAAAAATCTGGAAGAGGCTTTTACGTTTACGAATAA
- a CDS encoding acyl-CoA dehydrogenase, which yields MHLQFTDEQIMMCDMVRDFAQEKIAPWVDRMEAGEFPRELLVQMGELGLMGITTPEELGGSAMDFTSYILAINELSKVSAVMGVILSVHTSVGTNPIIYFGDDAQKQRYVPKLASGEYLGAFCLTEPSAGSDAGSLQSKALRDGDEYVINGSKVFITNGGEADVYIVFASTNPAEKTRGISAFIVEKGTPGLVIGKDEHKMGLHGSRTVQLTFDNCRIPATNLLGEEGEGFKIAMANLDVGRIGIAAQALGIAEAALEAATAYAKERVQFGKPISAQQGVGFKLADMATAVEASKLLVYRAADLRAKGLPCGAEASMAKLFASRTAVQTAIEAVQIFGGYGYTEDYPVERYFRDAKVTEIYEGTSEIQKLVISKHLI from the coding sequence ATGCATTTACAATTTACAGATGAACAGATAATGATGTGTGATATGGTGCGAGATTTCGCGCAAGAAAAGATTGCACCGTGGGTAGATCGTATGGAAGCAGGGGAGTTTCCGCGAGAGTTACTTGTACAAATGGGTGAACTTGGTTTGATGGGCATTACAACACCAGAAGAACTAGGTGGATCTGCGATGGATTTTACATCGTACATACTAGCCATAAATGAATTATCTAAGGTTAGTGCAGTGATGGGTGTTATTTTATCAGTGCATACATCAGTTGGTACAAACCCAATAATTTACTTTGGAGATGATGCTCAAAAGCAGCGTTATGTACCGAAATTAGCTTCTGGAGAATATTTAGGAGCATTTTGTTTGACGGAGCCCAGCGCAGGTTCAGATGCAGGTTCATTGCAATCGAAAGCGTTGCGTGATGGTGATGAATATGTTATTAACGGATCAAAAGTATTTATTACAAATGGTGGAGAAGCAGATGTCTATATCGTTTTCGCATCTACCAATCCAGCCGAGAAGACACGTGGAATTTCAGCGTTTATTGTTGAAAAAGGAACGCCTGGCTTAGTAATAGGTAAGGATGAGCACAAAATGGGTTTACATGGCTCCCGTACAGTGCAGCTTACATTCGATAACTGTCGCATACCAGCGACAAATCTTCTTGGTGAAGAAGGAGAAGGCTTTAAAATTGCGATGGCAAATTTGGATGTTGGTCGTATTGGAATTGCAGCGCAAGCCTTAGGAATTGCTGAAGCAGCGCTTGAAGCTGCAACAGCTTATGCGAAAGAACGTGTTCAATTTGGTAAACCAATTTCAGCACAGCAAGGGGTTGGCTTCAAGCTTGCGGACATGGCGACTGCGGTAGAAGCTTCAAAGTTGCTTGTCTATCGTGCAGCTGATTTACGTGCCAAAGGCTTACCTTGCGGAGCAGAAGCCTCGATGGCTAAACTTTTTGCTTCTCGTACAGCAGTGCAAACAGCAATTGAAGCTGTGCAAATTTTCGGTGGTTATGGCTACACAGAGGATTACCCAGTAGAGCGTTATTTCCGTGATGCCAAAGTGACGGAAATCTATGAAGGTACAAGTGAGATTCAAAAGCTAGTCATTAGTAAACATTTAATTTGA
- a CDS encoding acyl-CoA dehydrogenase, producing the protein MNFQLTEEHEQLREMIRDFAINEVAPTAAERDENEEFDRTIFDKMAELGLTGIPWPEEYGGAGFDYLAYVIAVEELSRVCASTGVTLSAHTSLAGWPLYKFGTEEQKQKYLRPMAEGKHIGAYGLTEPGSGSDAGGMKTYAKRDGDDYILNGSKIFITNGGVADTYIVFAVTDPEAKNGTSAFIVEAGYKGFSVGKKEKKLGIRSSPTTEIVFDNCRVPKENLLGAEGEGFKIAMTTLDGGRNGIAAQAVGIAQGALDAAVDYAKERVQFGKPITANQGVSFKLADMATQIEASRLLTYQAAWLESNSLPYGKASAMAKLMAGDTAMSVTTEAVQVFGGYGYTKDYPVERFMRDAKITQIYEGTQEIQRLVISRMLTK; encoded by the coding sequence ATGAACTTTCAATTAACAGAAGAGCACGAACAATTACGTGAAATGATTCGCGATTTTGCTATTAACGAAGTAGCGCCAACAGCAGCGGAGCGCGATGAAAATGAAGAGTTTGACCGTACAATTTTTGATAAAATGGCTGAACTAGGATTAACGGGTATTCCTTGGCCAGAAGAATATGGTGGCGCAGGCTTTGACTATCTTGCCTATGTAATTGCAGTAGAAGAACTTTCACGTGTATGTGCATCAACAGGGGTAACATTATCGGCACACACTTCACTTGCAGGATGGCCGCTGTATAAATTCGGAACTGAAGAACAAAAACAAAAGTATCTTCGTCCAATGGCAGAAGGGAAACATATTGGTGCATACGGCTTAACGGAGCCAGGCTCAGGTTCAGATGCAGGCGGTATGAAAACATATGCTAAACGTGATGGTGATGATTATATTTTAAATGGTTCTAAGATATTCATCACAAACGGTGGAGTAGCAGATACATACATCGTATTTGCTGTAACGGACCCAGAAGCGAAAAATGGCACATCTGCGTTTATTGTTGAAGCAGGCTATAAGGGCTTCTCGGTAGGTAAAAAAGAGAAGAAATTAGGAATTCGTTCATCACCAACGACTGAAATTGTTTTTGATAATTGTCGTGTACCGAAGGAAAACTTACTTGGTGCAGAAGGGGAAGGCTTTAAAATTGCGATGACTACACTTGATGGAGGTCGTAACGGTATTGCTGCTCAAGCTGTAGGGATTGCCCAAGGTGCATTAGATGCAGCGGTAGACTATGCAAAAGAGCGTGTACAATTTGGCAAGCCAATTACTGCAAACCAAGGCGTATCCTTCAAACTAGCGGATATGGCAACACAAATTGAAGCATCAAGACTACTTACATACCAAGCTGCTTGGTTAGAGTCAAATAGTCTACCGTATGGTAAGGCATCGGCAATGGCAAAATTAATGGCTGGTGACACAGCTATGAGTGTAACGACTGAGGCGGTTCAGGTTTTCGGTGGCTATGGTTATACAAAGGATTATCCAGTGGAACGTTTCATGCGTGATGCGAAAATCACACAAATTTACGAAGGTACGCAGGAGATTCAACGTCTGGTTATCTCGCGTATGTTGACAAAGTAA
- a CDS encoding TetR/AcrR family transcriptional regulator — MTEKSTRPQVQSTVKDENLIAIRREQMIQGAIKLFKEKGFHRATTREIAKAAGFSIGTLYEYIRTKEDVLYLVCDSIYHHAMERLSSFEIKAGTIEELRAMIREYFLQIDSMVDELTIMYQETKSLSREAQRYVFSKEFEMVATFERLLKRCVESGEISMTEKQIHLAANSLVVQGQSWAFRKWALHRQHTLDEYIEMQTTLFISGIKGF, encoded by the coding sequence ATGACAGAAAAAAGTACAAGGCCCCAAGTTCAGTCAACTGTGAAAGATGAAAATCTAATTGCCATTCGTCGAGAGCAAATGATTCAAGGTGCTATTAAATTATTTAAAGAAAAAGGTTTTCATCGTGCCACGACGAGAGAAATTGCAAAAGCGGCGGGTTTTAGTATCGGTACATTGTATGAATACATTCGTACGAAAGAAGATGTACTGTACCTTGTATGTGACAGTATTTATCATCATGCAATGGAGCGGCTTTCAAGTTTCGAAATCAAGGCAGGTACGATAGAAGAGTTAAGAGCAATGATTCGTGAGTATTTCTTGCAAATCGATAGTATGGTCGATGAACTGACGATTATGTATCAAGAAACGAAATCATTGTCGAGGGAAGCGCAGCGCTATGTCTTCAGTAAGGAATTCGAAATGGTGGCTACTTTTGAGCGATTATTAAAACGCTGTGTAGAATCAGGTGAAATTTCAATGACTGAAAAGCAGATTCATTTGGCTGCGAATAGCTTAGTCGTTCAAGGTCAAAGCTGGGCGTTCCGTAAATGGGCACTTCATCGTCAGCATACACTTGACGAGTATATTGAGATGCAGACTACACTATTCATTTCAGGCATTAAGGGGTTCTAA
- the icmF gene encoding fused isobutyryl-CoA mutase/GTPase IcmF produces MTKVEIYRPKNHVRFVTASSLFDGHDASVNIMRRILQSSGVEVIHLGHNRSVEEVVNAAIQEDAQGIAVSSYQGGHMEYFKYMYDLLREKGAPQIKIYGGGGGVILPREIKELHSYGISGIFSPEDGRVLGLQGMINEQIKGTDFSTATGDYQEKLDALTTETPELLANLITAAESNDDEETKNMLEEARKHSKGTPILGITGTGGAGKSSLTDELIRRFLKEFPDKRVAILSVDPTKQKTGGALLGDRIRMNAIFNNRVYMRSLATRGSRTELTASIGDVLDVVRVAGYDLIIVETSGIGQGDAEITKYTDLSMYVMTSEFGAPTQLEKIDMIDFADVIAINKFERKGSEDALRQVQKQLQRSRELWDEPIASMPVYGTIASQFNDKGTNALFAALVNIINNKTGSNWETSYEQFAKTQKQDVIIPNDRRYYLREITDTVRGYHKKTEQQVAFARRLFQLEGAIAIVKEKAPDDALVASLTSLAEGIRDELTAESKRILDNWQTLKDAYAGDEFVTKVRDKEIRTILTTTSLSGTKIPKVVLPKFVDYGEILRWVYRENVPGEFPYTAGVFQFKREGEDPKRQFAGEGTPERTNKRFHYLSKDDDAKRLSTAFDSVTLYGEDPDYRPDIYGKVGESGVSICTLEDMKKLYAGFDLCAPSTSVSMTINGPAPIILAMFMNTAIDQQVKLREEELGRTLTVEEFTETREKTLQVVRGTVQADILKEDQGQNTCIFSTEFALRMMGDIQQYFIDQKVRNYYSVSISGYHIAEAGANPISQLAFTLANGFTYVEYYLSRGMNIDDFAPNLSFFFSNGLDPEYTVIGRVARRIWAVVMRDKYGANERAQKLKYHVQTSGRSLHAQEIDFNDIRTTLQALMALQDNCNSLHTNAYDEAITTPTEESVRRAMAIQMIITKEHGLAKNENPLQGAFIVEELTDLVEEAVLEEFDRINDRGGVLGAMETQYQRGKIQEESMHYEMLKHSGELPIIGVNTYLNPNPPTDDAIDNMEIARASTEEKETQIRNLQTFWQQHEGDSEAAIARLQEVAVNNGNIFEELMETVQVASLGQITKALYEVGGQFRRNM; encoded by the coding sequence ATGACAAAGGTAGAAATATACCGTCCAAAAAATCACGTACGTTTTGTAACAGCATCCAGTCTATTTGATGGACATGATGCTTCAGTTAATATTATGCGACGTATTTTGCAATCTAGTGGTGTGGAAGTAATCCATTTAGGACATAACCGCTCTGTTGAGGAAGTCGTGAATGCTGCGATTCAAGAGGATGCGCAAGGCATTGCTGTATCCTCATATCAAGGCGGCCATATGGAATACTTTAAATATATGTATGATTTACTACGTGAAAAGGGAGCGCCACAGATTAAAATTTATGGCGGCGGTGGTGGTGTTATTTTACCACGTGAAATTAAAGAGTTACATTCATACGGTATTTCAGGGATTTTCTCGCCAGAAGATGGGCGAGTACTTGGCCTACAAGGGATGATCAACGAGCAAATTAAAGGCACGGATTTCTCAACTGCAACTGGAGACTATCAAGAAAAGTTAGATGCCTTAACAACAGAAACACCAGAGTTACTGGCGAATTTAATTACTGCGGCAGAATCGAACGACGATGAAGAAACGAAAAACATGTTAGAAGAAGCACGCAAACATTCAAAAGGTACGCCAATTTTAGGGATTACAGGAACGGGTGGTGCTGGAAAATCATCCTTAACGGATGAGCTTATCCGCCGCTTCCTGAAGGAATTCCCAGATAAACGTGTAGCTATTCTTTCAGTTGATCCGACAAAGCAAAAAACAGGTGGGGCCTTACTTGGGGATCGCATTCGTATGAATGCCATTTTCAATAATCGTGTCTATATGCGAAGCCTGGCAACTCGAGGATCACGTACAGAATTGACTGCTTCCATAGGCGATGTCTTAGATGTTGTGCGTGTTGCAGGCTATGATTTAATCATCGTTGAAACGAGTGGGATTGGTCAGGGTGATGCGGAAATTACAAAATACACTGATTTATCCATGTATGTGATGACAAGCGAGTTTGGAGCTCCAACACAGCTTGAAAAGATTGACATGATTGATTTTGCGGATGTTATTGCTATCAATAAATTTGAACGCAAGGGTTCAGAAGATGCGCTACGTCAAGTACAAAAGCAACTTCAACGTTCTCGTGAGCTTTGGGATGAACCGATTGCTAGCATGCCTGTATACGGCACAATTGCCAGTCAATTTAATGATAAAGGGACAAATGCCTTATTTGCGGCGTTAGTAAACATTATTAATAATAAAACAGGTAGCAATTGGGAAACGAGCTATGAACAATTTGCTAAAACGCAAAAGCAAGATGTCATCATTCCAAATGACCGTCGTTATTATTTACGCGAGATTACCGACACAGTGCGAGGTTATCATAAAAAAACAGAGCAGCAGGTAGCATTTGCACGTCGTTTATTCCAACTCGAGGGTGCTATTGCTATAGTCAAAGAAAAGGCGCCGGATGACGCACTAGTCGCATCACTTACTTCTTTAGCGGAAGGTATTCGTGATGAATTAACAGCTGAGTCCAAGCGTATTCTAGATAATTGGCAAACTTTAAAAGATGCGTATGCTGGAGACGAATTTGTGACCAAAGTTCGCGATAAGGAAATTCGTACGATTTTAACAACAACAAGTTTATCAGGTACAAAAATTCCGAAGGTTGTACTGCCAAAGTTCGTTGATTATGGTGAAATTTTACGCTGGGTGTATAGAGAAAATGTACCTGGTGAATTCCCTTATACAGCGGGAGTGTTCCAGTTTAAGCGTGAAGGTGAAGATCCGAAGCGACAATTTGCTGGCGAGGGCACGCCAGAACGTACTAATAAACGTTTCCACTATCTATCGAAAGACGATGATGCAAAGCGTTTATCTACTGCCTTTGATTCAGTGACATTATACGGCGAAGATCCTGATTATCGTCCGGATATTTACGGTAAGGTCGGAGAGTCAGGAGTGTCAATTTGTACGTTAGAAGATATGAAGAAGCTCTATGCAGGCTTTGATCTTTGTGCGCCATCGACTTCAGTATCGATGACCATTAATGGACCTGCTCCAATTATTTTGGCGATGTTTATGAATACAGCAATTGATCAGCAGGTGAAACTGCGTGAGGAAGAATTAGGTCGTACTTTGACAGTTGAAGAATTCACGGAGACACGTGAAAAAACATTGCAGGTCGTACGTGGGACAGTGCAAGCTGATATTTTAAAAGAAGACCAAGGGCAAAATACATGTATTTTCTCAACGGAATTTGCACTGCGTATGATGGGCGATATCCAGCAGTACTTTATCGACCAAAAAGTGCGAAACTACTATTCAGTATCTATCTCGGGTTATCACATTGCAGAAGCTGGAGCGAATCCAATCTCACAGCTAGCATTTACACTAGCTAATGGCTTTACGTATGTTGAATACTATTTAAGTCGTGGTATGAATATAGATGATTTTGCTCCAAATCTATCATTCTTCTTCTCGAACGGGCTAGATCCAGAATACACAGTGATTGGTCGTGTTGCTCGTCGTATTTGGGCAGTTGTTATGCGTGATAAATATGGTGCGAATGAGCGTGCGCAAAAGCTGAAATACCATGTTCAAACATCTGGTCGAAGTTTGCACGCACAGGAAATTGACTTTAATGATATTCGAACAACATTGCAAGCACTAATGGCATTACAAGATAACTGTAATTCACTCCATACAAATGCGTACGATGAAGCGATTACGACACCAACAGAAGAATCGGTACGTCGTGCAATGGCGATTCAAATGATCATTACGAAAGAGCATGGATTAGCGAAAAATGAAAACCCATTACAAGGTGCATTTATCGTTGAAGAATTAACAGATTTAGTAGAAGAAGCTGTGTTAGAGGAATTTGATCGTATTAATGATCGCGGCGGTGTATTAGGTGCAATGGAAACACAATATCAACGTGGCAAGATACAAGAAGAATCCATGCATTATGAAATGCTAAAACATTCAGGTGAGCTACCGATTATCGGTGTAAACACTTACTTAAATCCAAATCCACCAACAGATGATGCCATTGACAATATGGAAATTGCGCGTGCTTCAACGGAAGAAAAAGAAACACAAATCCGTAATTTACAAACCTTCTGGCAGCAGCATGAAGGAGACTCAGAAGCGGCTATTGCTCGTTTACAAGAAGTAGCTGTGAATAACGGCAATATTTTTGAGGAGCTAATGGAAACTGTTCAAGTAGCTAGCTTGGGACAAATTACAAAAGCATTATATGAAGTAGGCGGACAGTTCCGTCGCAATATGTAA
- the rpoE gene encoding DNA-directed RNA polymerase subunit delta: protein MNFREMTKEQLAEESLINLTYAILTEKRASVSFNDLLTIIKELTAFSDADIKSRLLQFYTDMNVDGRFLYNQESGWGLREWFKVEQIEEETAPSVKTHKKKSKATLDDDDEIEEDLDEEEIDFDEDYEEFVEEEIDEEKEEIEFEDEEEIEEIDEEIDEDFIDEDEIEEEEEEEV, encoded by the coding sequence TTGAATTTTCGTGAAATGACAAAGGAACAATTAGCGGAAGAATCGTTAATTAACTTAACTTATGCAATTTTAACTGAAAAGCGTGCCTCAGTGTCATTTAATGACCTGCTAACAATTATTAAAGAGCTTACTGCTTTTAGTGATGCTGATATTAAATCACGCTTACTACAATTTTACACTGACATGAATGTAGATGGTCGCTTCTTATACAACCAAGAATCTGGTTGGGGTTTACGAGAATGGTTTAAGGTTGAACAAATTGAAGAAGAAACAGCGCCATCTGTTAAAACTCATAAGAAAAAATCTAAAGCTACTCTTGATGATGACGATGAAATTGAAGAGGATTTAGATGAAGAAGAAATCGACTTCGATGAGGATTATGAAGAATTTGTTGAAGAAGAAATCGATGAAGAAAAAGAAGAAATTGAATTCGAAGATGAAGAAGAAATTGAAGAAATCGATGAAGAAATCGACGAAGATTTCATCGACGAAGACGAAATAGAGGAAGAAGAAGAGGAAGAAGTGTAG
- a CDS encoding CTP synthase, producing MTKYIFVTGGVVSSLGKGIVAASLGRLLKNRGLEVTIQKFDPYINIDPGTMSPYQHGEVFVTDDGAEADLDLGHYERFIDINLGKHSTVTSGRVYQSVLQKERRGDYNGGTVQVIPHITNEIKDRIQRAGRETNADVVITEVGGTVGDIESLPFLEAIRQMKTNLGHNNVMYVHCTLIPYIKAAGELKTKPTQHSVKELRSLGIQPNIIVVRTEQEVPQDMKEKLALFCDVQPHEIIESRDAEHLYEVPLNLHAQDIDDIVLDHFGIEAPEADMEEWRDLVAKVKSLPNKRRIALVGKYVELQDAYISVVEALKHAGYAFNSDIDIDWINAEHVETDNVATLLKDADAILVPGGFGDRGVEGKILATQYARENNVPFLGICLGMQLATVEFARNVLGLQGAHSTELDATTQYPIIDFLPDQNDNVDIGGTLRLGLYPCKLKNGSKASTAYGKELVYERHRHRYEFNNEYREAMEAAGLVFSGTSPDGKLVEIIELPDNNFFVACQFHPELVSRPNRPQPLFRDFIGATFK from the coding sequence ATGACTAAGTATATTTTTGTAACAGGTGGGGTTGTGTCTTCGCTTGGTAAAGGGATTGTTGCAGCATCTTTAGGACGCTTACTTAAAAACCGTGGATTAGAAGTAACAATACAAAAGTTTGACCCATATATCAATATTGACCCAGGTACGATGAGTCCTTATCAACATGGTGAGGTATTTGTAACAGATGATGGTGCGGAAGCTGACTTAGACTTAGGTCACTACGAACGTTTCATCGACATTAATTTAGGGAAACACTCAACAGTAACTTCAGGTCGTGTCTATCAATCTGTTTTACAAAAAGAACGTCGTGGTGATTACAATGGTGGAACAGTACAAGTAATCCCTCATATTACGAATGAAATTAAAGACCGCATTCAACGTGCAGGCCGTGAAACAAATGCTGATGTTGTCATTACTGAAGTGGGGGGAACAGTTGGTGATATCGAGTCCCTACCATTCCTTGAAGCAATTCGCCAAATGAAAACGAATCTTGGCCATAATAATGTCATGTATGTTCACTGTACGCTTATTCCTTACATTAAAGCAGCAGGTGAATTAAAAACTAAACCGACACAGCACTCTGTAAAAGAATTGCGTTCTTTAGGCATCCAACCTAACATTATTGTTGTGCGGACAGAGCAAGAAGTACCTCAAGATATGAAAGAAAAATTAGCATTATTCTGTGACGTACAACCACATGAAATTATTGAATCTCGTGATGCAGAACATTTATATGAAGTTCCTTTAAATCTTCATGCACAAGACATCGATGATATCGTACTTGATCATTTTGGTATTGAAGCGCCTGAAGCGGATATGGAAGAATGGCGTGACCTTGTAGCGAAAGTGAAGAGCTTGCCAAATAAAAGAAGAATCGCATTAGTTGGTAAGTATGTAGAACTACAAGATGCTTATATTTCTGTTGTCGAAGCTTTAAAACATGCAGGCTATGCATTTAACTCAGATATCGATATTGACTGGATCAATGCAGAACATGTAGAAACTGACAATGTAGCGACGCTATTAAAAGATGCTGATGCTATATTAGTACCTGGTGGCTTCGGCGATCGCGGAGTTGAAGGGAAAATTTTAGCAACGCAATATGCACGTGAGAATAATGTTCCATTCTTAGGAATTTGCTTGGGGATGCAACTAGCAACAGTAGAATTTGCACGTAACGTACTTGGTTTGCAAGGTGCTCACTCAACAGAGCTTGATGCAACGACTCAGTATCCGATTATTGACTTCTTACCGGATCAAAACGATAACGTAGACATTGGTGGTACATTACGTTTAGGCTTGTATCCTTGTAAATTAAAAAATGGCTCCAAGGCGAGCACTGCCTATGGAAAAGAGCTTGTGTATGAACGTCACCGTCACCGCTATGAATTTAACAATGAATACCGTGAAGCGATGGAAGCGGCAGGTCTTGTCTTCTCAGGTACAAGCCCAGATGGCAAACTAGTGGAGATTATCGAACTACCAGATAACAATTTCTTTGTAGCTTGTCAATTCCACCCAGAACTTGTATCACGTCCAAACAGACCACAACCATTATTCCGTGATTTTATTGGAGCAACATTTAAATAA
- a CDS encoding DUF2529 family protein, whose translation MSKILTTQLSGLLQRITQSEEEAIEETARLLAQAGIGEGNVYFACFGEMQVVELNALQGVEHFAKLQAWTNNTVVSEADRVCIFTRSAQDKDALALAQKLNNSFIPFSAVASEVATTENLLAELAYTYISTRMRGGLLPNDLGERIVVPHAMAALFIYEAVKIAYDEMLGLDEEEL comes from the coding sequence ATGTCAAAAATTCTAACAACTCAACTAAGTGGACTTCTTCAAAGAATAACACAAAGTGAAGAGGAAGCTATTGAAGAAACAGCAAGATTACTTGCACAAGCTGGTATTGGGGAAGGCAACGTTTATTTTGCTTGCTTTGGTGAAATGCAAGTTGTCGAATTAAATGCACTTCAAGGTGTTGAACATTTTGCTAAGCTACAAGCGTGGACCAATAATACTGTAGTGAGTGAAGCTGATCGAGTGTGTATCTTTACACGTAGTGCTCAAGATAAGGATGCATTAGCATTAGCACAAAAATTGAACAATAGCTTTATTCCATTTTCAGCAGTCGCGAGTGAAGTCGCTACTACTGAAAATCTTTTAGCCGAATTAGCGTATACATATATATCCACTCGTATGCGCGGTGGCTTACTACCTAATGATTTAGGTGAACGCATTGTTGTACCACACGCAATGGCAGCGCTTTTTATCTATGAGGCTGTGAAAATCGCTTATGACGAAATGCTAGGACTCGATGAAGAAGAGCTTTAA